A region of the Peredibacter starrii genome:
AAGATAGCTCAAGACTTTTCGTTGTCTTCGCTCCCAGCTCCTTTAAGTTTTCCATCCTCGAAGCGAGACTTCCCTTTCCAGTCAACATTCTCGACTTCAGATCCTCAAAAGAATCCCCAACACGCTTAATTTGATTCTGCATACTATCCAGATCATTCGCGACACCTACAAATTTGTCGTATAGAGCACCGGCCTGACGGGCGATCTCAATTGCATTCTTCGTTTGTCGTTCTTGCTTCCAGAGGCTCGCAACCGTTCTTAGAGTCGCAAGTAATGTCGATGGACCAACCAGCATAATATTGCGGTCCCAAGCGTGATTAAAGAGCTCACGATCCTTCTGCATGGCGAGCATGAAAGCACCTTCAATAGGAATAAAGAGCATCACGTAATCCGGAGTTTGAAGCTTATCCAGACGCTGATAGTTCTTAGAAGAAAGACCCTTGATGTGAGCATAGAGAGAATCTAAGAAGTGAGAAAGATCTTCTTCTTGTCCTTCATTCACAAAGCGCTCGTAAGCAACAAGACTCACTTTCGAGTCCACGATCAAATGCTTATTCTCAGGAAGATTGATGATCACATCCGGCTGCATGGTGCGACCCTCTTCATCTTTTAGACCCATCTCCTTACCTTGAAGAATAAATTCTTCTCCGTTACGAAGGCCAGAGGCCTCTAGAAGTTTTTCGAGAATCATCTCACCCCAGTTACCCTGCATTTTCACATCACCTTTAAGGGCACGCGTGAGGTTTTCCGTCTCAGAAGTCATCTTCTGACCGGTCATCACAATGCGTTCAATTTCAGAGTGAAGTTTCAAACGATCTTTGGTATCAGTGAGATGCATTTCTTCCACGCGCTTTTGAAAGTCGGCCATTTTTTCTCTGAAAGGATTTAGCACGAGTTCCATTCCGCGAAGTGAGTCTTCACGAAAGCGACGAGACTTTTCTTCG
Encoded here:
- a CDS encoding DNA recombination protein RmuC, which codes for MALVILSAIGAFIAGLAVYHFRVQKLLLEHGILKEKLAIQEKVHQEASEKLELKLKTLTQEIFEEKSRRFREDSLRGMELVLNPFREKMADFQKRVEEMHLTDTKDRLKLHSEIERIVMTGQKMTSETENLTRALKGDVKMQGNWGEMILEKLLEASGLRNGEEFILQGKEMGLKDEEGRTMQPDVIINLPENKHLIVDSKVSLVAYERFVNEGQEEDLSHFLDSLYAHIKGLSSKNYQRLDKLQTPDYVMLFIPIEGAFMLAMQKDRELFNHAWDRNIMLVGPSTLLATLRTVASLWKQERQTKNAIEIARQAGALYDKFVGVANDLDSMQNQIKRVGDSFEDLKSRMLTGKGSLASRMENLKELGAKTTKSLELS